A segment of the Candidatus Brevundimonas phytovorans genome:
GCATTCGTCCTGAAGCGCATGAGCGGCGACGTAATCGACCGCGCCGTAATGCCCAGGCGGCGCCCCCGGAGGATTGGAGTACCAAGTCAGGCGGCCAATCTCGCGCGCGTTGGTCGCCCCGATCTTATCGCGCTGAATACGAGCGCGGGCCGCCCAGCCCTCTAGCGTGGCGCCGCCCGTCATCGTCTCGGCGACCATGGCGAAGGCTTCGGCATAGCGACCTTGGTCGAGGGCGGTGAAATAGGAGTCGCTCAGGGCCGTAAGCCGGGGGTTGAGGGCTGTGGCGTCGGCCTCGCTCAGGACCGGGGCGGCGGCGGGCTCGACGACCGGCGCAGCGGGGCCGCACACGACATTCTGCACGACCGTCAGCGCCCCATTTTTCACCTCGGTCGATCCCTTGGCGACGGTTTGCTCGAGGTCGAAGGTGTAGCGACCGAAATGGTATCCGGCGGCGCCGCACAGTTCCGCCGCGCGTGGACGAAGGCGCTCGGCCAGACGGAGGGGGTCGGTTTCATCTTCGGCGGTGAGGGTCAGCCGCCAGGCGTCGGGACCATCGGGTTCAACCCGTATCTGCGGACTGGCCTGCAGCGCCCCCAGGATCGCGAACAGTATGAACGACATGGAATCCTCGCCACAACGGAGGACACAGGTGATCTATCGCTGTTACGCGGGCGTCAAGCTTGCGTCTCATATTTTCAAAAAAGGGGGGGCGGTCCGGCTTCTCAGTCGGGGGGGCGTTAAGGCCGGACCGCCACAGACGACATCGGGGTTGGGGGGCGTCCGATGTGTCCGATGCAATAACAACGGACCTGAAACTTGGTTCCGCAAGAATTCGCGCATTCACCATGATTATTGAACGTCGTTCCTGAACCGATGATTTCTGGTTCTCAGGCCGTCGTTGCTCGATCTGTCGGGGGCGACGGCGCGCGCGGATGTTGCGCCCGGCGCGGGGATGGGCGAAGCGGTCGGGCGGTCCGGTTGCGGGTCGAGAAGCGGACGAGGTCGGGCGTGAAGATTCTGGGGGTTCTGGGCGGCATGGGGCCGGCGGCGACGGTGGCCTTTCTGGCGCGGGTGCAGGCCCTGACCCCGGCCCAGGGGGATGAGGACCACATTCGCGTGGTGATGGATCTGAACCCGCAGACGCCGAACCGGCATACCCAGCCCGAGGCGGCGGGTCGGACACTGGGCGAGATGGCGCGGCGGCTGAAGGCGGCGGGGGCCGAGGTTCTGGCCATGCCGTGCAACACCGCCCACGCCCACGCCGAGGCGATCCGGGCGTCGGGGCTGCCCTTTATCGACATGGTGGCGGAGACGGCCAAGGCCGCGAAGAATTTGGCCGCGAAGGCGGGAGCGGCGAAGGCGGGCGAGGCGACGCGCGTCGGCGTGCTGGCGACGCCGGGGGGCGAGGCGCTTTACGCCGAGGCGCTGGCGGCTGAGGGCGTGGAGATGGTGCGGCTGTCGGCGGCGGAGCGCGACCGCTTCATGGCGGTGGTGGCCGGGGTCAAGGCGGGCGACGTGGGCGCGGAGCAGCGGGCGGCCATGCGCGACCTGGCGGCGGCCCTGGTTGCGGCGGGGGCGCAAGGGGTGATCGGGGGCTGCACCGAGGTGCCGCTGTTGCTGGATGCGGGCGACGTGGCGGTTCCGCTGACGGATTCGGCGGAAGTGTTGGCCAAGGTTTGCGTGAAGGCGTGTCTGTAGTTTTGCGATCCTCCCCCGTTTACGGGGGAGGATCGGTGCGCGACGGTTGCCTCGCGCGGCGCCACGCGGCACACCGATCCGGTGAAACAGTCTCTCATCATTGATTGCGATCCCGGCGTGGATGACGCCACGGGGTTGCTGACCGCCTTCGCCTCTTCTCAGTTCGACCTGCTGGCCGTGACCACGGTCGGGGGCAATGTCCCGGCCGTCGCGACGGCGCGCAATGCGCGGATCATCCGCCAGATCGCCGGGCGCGAGGATGTGCCGGTCCATGCCGGGGCCGAGCGGCCCTTGAAGCGCGCGCCGGCGGGCGCAGGCGAGTTCCACGGGGCCGAGGGTCTGGGTGATCTGGCGCCGTTCGAGCCGGCCCAGCCCGTGGGCGAGGGCACGTCGGCGGAGGCCATCGTGCGGCTGGTGATGGAACGGCCTGCGGGCAGCGTCGCTCTGGCCGTCATGGGGCCGATGACCAATCTGGCGCTGGCGATGCGGGCCGAGCCGAGGCTTGCGGCGCATCTGGGGCCGGTGGTGGTCATGGGCGGGGCGCGCAGCGAGGGCGGCAACATCACCGCCTCGGCTGAGTTCAACATCTGGGCGGACCCGGACGCGGCGGCGGAGGTCTTCGCCTCAGGATGCCGGATGATCGTCATGGGCCTGGACGTCACCCATCAGGTGCGGGCGACGGAGGCGCGCATCAAGGCCATCGAGGCGGTGGACACGGCCTCGGCGCGGACGGCGGCGGCCATGCTGCGCTTCTCGCAGCGGACCGAGCGCGAGATCGTCGGCTGGGACGCGGGGCCGCTGCATGACCCCTGCACCGTGGCCTGGCTGCTGAAGCCGGAGCTGTTCGATCTGGCGCCGTGCCGCATCGCGGTGGAGACCGAGAGCGATCTGACGCGCGGGCATACGGCGGTGGAATTCCGCGTCGAGGCCGCGACGGCCAAGCATTTCTGGGCGACAAGGGCGGATGCGGACGGGGTCTTCGCCCTGATCACGGAACGACTGGGAGCAGGCCAATGAGGATCACCGTCGTCGGGTCGATCAATCTGGACATGGTGGCCTCGGCCCCCAGCCTGCCGGCGCCGGGCGAGACGGTGACGGGGGCGACGCTGGCCCGGCATGCCGGCGGCAAGGGCGCCAATCAGGCCCTGGCGGCGCGGCGTCTGGGCGCCGAGGTCAGCCTGATCGGCCGCGTGGGCGAGGACGAGATGTCGGGGGCGGCGGTGGCCCTGATGCTGGCCCACGGGGTGGACCTGTCGGGGGTCGAGACGGACATTGCGGCGCCGACCGGGGTGGCTCTGATCGCGGTCGATCCCAGCGGAGAGAACCAGATCGTGGTCGCCGCCGGGGCCAACCACCTCGTCACGCCGGAACAACTGCCGTCGCGGATCGAGACGCCGCTGATCGCCCAGCTGGAGCTGCCGATCGAGACGGTCGAGGCGGCGGTGGGACGGGCGACGGACTTTGTCTGCGTCAACCTGGCCCCCGCGGCCCCGGTGTCGGAGGCCATGTTGCGGCGCGCTGACCTGATCGTGGTCAATGAGACGGAGGCCGCCTTCTATGGCGAGGCCCTGCACGTCGGCGGCGGGCTGGTGGTCGTCACCAAGGGGGCGCGCGGCGCGGTCATGTACCGGCGCGGGGTGGAGATGGCCTGGGCCACGCCGCCGCGCGTTCACGCCGTGGACGCGACGGGGGCGGGCGACGCCTTTGTCGGGGCCATCGTCGTGGCCCTGCTGGACGGCATGACGCCGGACGCGGCCCTGCACTTCGCGTGCGCGGCGGGGGCGCTGGCCGCGACCCGGCCGGGGGCGCAGCCGTCATTGGGGACGCGCGACGAGGTCGAGGGGTTGCTGGCTTAACCCGATCCTCCCCTGCGAAGCGGGGGGAGGGGGACCATCCGAAGGATGGTGGAGGGGGCGAGGTCGGGCGTTGCGTTTGAAGCTCGGTCGGCGGTCGAGAGGGTCTTTTGAGGCTGGCGGATGTGTCCGCCCCCTCCACTGCTGCGCGGTCCTCCTCCCCCGTGAACGGGGGAGGATTGAGGGGCTCAGCGGCGCTTCTAGAACCGGATCACCTGCCGCACCGCCTTGCCGTCGGCCAGGGCGTCGAAGGCGGCGTTGATGTCGTCGAGGGCGAGGACGCCGCTGAGCAGGCGATCGACGGGCAGGCGGCCCTGACGGAAGAGGGCGACGTAGCGGGGGATGTCGCGGGTCGGGACGCAGGTTCCGATGTAGGAGCCCTTCAGCGTGCGCTCTTCGCCGACCAGCGACACGACGTTGACGGCCAGGGCGGCCTCGGGCGGGGGCAGGCCGGCGGTGACGGTGGTTCCGCCGCGCCGGGTCATGCGCCAGGCGGCGTCGAGGGCGCGGACCGAGCCGGCCATTTCGAAGACGAAGTCGGCGCCGCCCTGGGTCAGGGCGCGGACCTGATCGACGGCGTCGGGATCGGCGGCGTTGACGGTCTGGACCACGCCCTCGGCAGCCAGCGAGCGGGCCAGGGCCAGCTTGTCCTCGGACAGATCGACAGCAACGACGGGCGAGGCCCCCGAGGCGAGGGCGCCGAGGACGCTGGCCAGACCGACCCCGCCGAGGCCGACGACCACGGCCGACTGGCCCGCGCGAATGCCCGCCGTATTCACCACGGCCCCGACCCCGGTCAGGACGGCGCAACCGAACAGGGCGGCGTGCTCGAACGACAGGTCGGCGTCGATCCTGACCAGCGAGCGGCGCGAGACGACCGCGTGCTCGGCGAAGGCGGAGCAGCCGAGGTGGTGGTTCAGCGTCTCAGGCCCCGCGTGCAGGGCGCGGCGGCCGGTCAGCAACTCGCCCCGGCCATTGGCGGCGGCACCCGGCTCGCACAGGGCGGGGCGGCCCTCGGCGCAGGGGTGGCAGTGGCCGCACGACGGCATGAAGACCATGACGACATGGTCGCCGACAGCCAGGTCGTTGACGCCCGGTCCGAGGGCCTCGACCACGCCGGCCGCTTCGTGACCCAGGGCCATGGGCAGGGGGCGGGGACGGTCGCCGTTGATGACGGAGAGGTCCGAGTGGCACAGGCCGGCGGCCTTGATGGCGACCAGAACCTCGCCGGGGCCGGGATCGTCGAGGGTGAGGGTCTCGAGCGAGAGCGGGCGGCTGTCGGCGTAGGGGCGGGGGGCGCCCATGTGGCGCAGGACGGCGGCGCGGGTGGTGGTCGGCATGGTCAGGGCTCCCATCTGCTGTCAGGCTAGGCGCATGACGTAGCGGAGGCCAAGGGGCGGATGACGGAGCGGATCAGGGGCAGGCGCGGCGACTACGCGCGGTTCGTGCGGCTGACGACGCGGTGGGCGGACAATGACGCCTATGGCCACATCAACAACGTCGCCTACTACGCCTTCATCGACACGGCGGTGAACCAGCTGCTGATCGAAGCGGGGCTGCTGGACGTGGCCGGGTCCGCGGTGATCGGGGTGGCGGCGGAGTCCGGTTGCCGGTTTCACGCCTCGGCGGCCTATCCCGACGTGATCCACGCCGGTGTGCGGGTCGGGCGGCTGGGGGCGTCCAGCATCCGCTATGAGGTCGGCCTGTTCCGCAACGACGAGGACGAGGCGACGGCCGAGGGCTTTTTCGTCCACGTCATGGTGGCGCGTGCGACGATGCGGCCCGCAGCCATCCCGAAGGCGCTGCGGGCGTTTCTGGAAGGCCTGCTGAAACCCTAGCGTTCGTCGTACTGGCGCAGCAGGAAGAGGGTTCCGACGGCGGTCAGGGCGCCGAGGGCGAAGGCGGCGACGAGGGAGCCGGTGGCGGCGGCGGTGGAGACCGTGACGGGGCGCTTGGCGTACCATTCGACGATTTCGCCGGCGTGGGCGTGGTCGAGGCCTTCATCATAGGCGTCGTCCAGATAGGTGTCGTCGGCGGCCATCGGCGTCTCCTCGTTACAGGCCTGCGCTAAATCCCCGGCGCAGTCGGGCGGTTCCCAGTCGTGACAGAGGATCGCACATCCAGTAAAGGCCTCGCCTCACGTTTCAGAAATCTGGCAGCGAGATTCATGGCCGGCCACTCGAAATTCAAGAACATCATGCACCGCAAGGGTCGCGCCGACGCGGTGCGCTCCAAGCTGTTCTCCAAGCTGTCGCGCGACATCACCGTGGCGGCCAAGGGCGGCATGCCCGATCCGGCGCTGAACCCGCGCCTGCGTCTGGCCGTCAACAACGCCAAGGCCGAAAGCCTGCCCAAGGACGTCATCCAGCGGGCGATCAACAAGGCCTCCGGCGGCGACGTCGATACGATGGAAGAGGTCCGCTATGAGGGCCGGGGCCCCGGCGGCGTGGGCATCATCGTCGAGGCCCTGACCGACAACCGCAACCGTGCGGCCTCGAACATCGGCGCGGCCTTCAAGAAGAACGGCGGGGCGCTGAGCGAGATGAACTCGGTCGCCTTCATGTGGGATAAGGTCGGCAAGATCACCTACAAGGCCGAGGCCGGCACCGAGGACGAGGTCATGGAAGCCGCCATCGAGGCCGGCGCCCAGGACGTCGAGAGCGATCTGGTCAAGCCGGACATCTATGAGGACGCGCCGGGCCATACGATCTGGACCGCCTATGAGGACCTGAACGAGGTGGCCGAGGCCATGTCCAAGGTGCTGGGCGACCCGAAGTCGACCGCCATCGTGTGGAAGCCGCAGACCGAAGTTCAGGTCACGGGCGAGGCCGTCGGCACCCTGTTCAAGCTGCTGGACGCGCTGGACGCCGAAGACGACGTGTCGGCGGTCTATTCCAACGAAGACATCTCGGACGAAGACGCGGCCAAGTACGCGGGCTGATCCTTACGAGGGACAGTCCTGCCAGTCCTGATCGGGCTCGGCGGCCATGAGGTCGCCGAGCGTCGGGATATTGCGTTCCGCCTCGGCGCTGACAGTGATGTAGGACAGGGCCGAGGCCGTCGGCGCCTCGCGACGATAGACACTGAGCGCGAAGGGGGCGTGGCCGGGGGCGTCCACGCGCCAGACGCCGTGGGTCTCGCCCGCGCCCAGCGCGTAGCAGCCGATCGGATAGACCTGGGCGCCGCGCACCCGCAGGGCCTCGACCGGGTCATAGGGGATGGGCTGACCCGTCGCCGACCAGTTGAAGATGATCCGCGTCGTCGGCGTGCGCGTGACCTCGACATTCAAACCCGCCAATTGACCCTCTGACGCCGAGCGCCAGCGGACGATGGAGGCTCGACGCTGAACGTCGGCAGGATCCAGCGCGGACGGCGTGCCGGCGACGAAGACCGACAGGATGGCGTCGAGCATGGGATTGGATCGGTTAAGCTTGATCCATTGCTCGGCGCATTCGCCTTCGCCGTAGCTGGCCATGTTGGCGGTGTCCTGGACCGCGTGGGCCAGGGTGCAGCGCTCCATGAACTGATCGCGCGCTTCCTGAGCCGCGGCGGGCGAGGCGGCGAAGGCGGACAGGCAGGCGAGAGAAGCAACGAACAGGGCGGCGCGCATGGCGGCTTCCTTTCGGCGATCGCGGATTGGCGAAGGATGCGCCCGATGTCGGTTGCGGGCAAGCGGAGCAGAGGCGAGAGAAACCGGGTGTTTCCGTCTGCGCGGGCGTCTTGCTAGACGTGTCTGGACTGAGAGGCCGGGGGGCTGAAATGACAGAAGAACAGGAGCCGCAACGGGACCTGCCGGGGGCGAGCGCGCCGCCGGTCGAGGGGCCGGCCTGGTTCTGGGTCAAGCTGGGCGTCTGGATCGCGAGCCTGCTTGTGATGGCGGGCGCGGCCTGGGTGCTTTCCACGGTGCGGGTGCGGATCGACCTGCCGAAGATGCCCGAGAGGACGCCGTCTGAAACCCTGTCCTCCTATACCGTGCCGCCCGAGGAGCCGAGCCCGGCGCCCGCGCCCTATATGAGCGACGAGGGGCGGGCGATCACCAACCCCGCCTGGCTGCAGGCGCCGCAACCAGAGTTTCCGCGGGCGGCGCAGCGGGCGGGCGAGGAGAGCGGCAGGGTGAGGCTGGAGTGCCAGGTCGCCGTCGATGGCCGGGTACGCGCCTGTCGCATCGCCGAGGAGGCGCCTGCGGGCGTCGGCTTCGGCGAGCAGGCGGTGAAGGCGACGCTGAAGGCGCGGGTTCGACCGCGTCTGGAGGACGGCCAGCCCACGGAGAGCCAGATCGCCTTCACCATCCGCTATCGGCTCGACTAGGCGGAACGGGGCCGCGCGGCAAACCGTTGCCGTGGGATGAACCTGTCAGAGATCGAGAGTTTCGCCCTGCCCATCCTGGGCGCCGTCGTGGCCGGAGGGCTGATCGGGTTCGAGCGCGAATGGCGGGGACGGGCGGCGGGGTTTCGCACCCATATCCTGGTCAGTCTGGCCTCGGCCCTGCTGATGCTGGCGGCCATGGGGCAGGCGGACTGGGCGTTTCGCGCCCTGCCGGACGAGAACATCGTCACTGACCCGACGCGGATGGCGCACGGGGTGCTGACCGGCATCGGCTTCCTGTGCGCGGGGGTGATCTTCCGCACCGGGTTTTCCATTCATGGACTGACCACGGCGGCGAGTCTGTGGATCACCTCGGCGCTGGGGCTGCTGTTCGGGGCCGGTCTGTTCACGCTCGGGATCGTGGGCACGGTGACGACGGGGCTGATCCTGGTGGCGCTGCGGCTGGTCAGCGTGCGCTTGCCGGCGCGTGTGCTGACCGATGTCGAGGTGCGCTGGCGCCGTGACGGGCCGTCGCCCGAGGCCGAGGTCGAGGCGGCGCTGAAGGCCATTGATCCGGCGCCGCGCCATGATCGCTTCGAGCTGATCGACGGCGGGGCGATGGTGCGGCGCAGCTGGCGCATCAAGGCCGGGAGCGAGGCTGAACTGAAGGCGCTGGCGACGCGGCTGTGCGCCCTGCCGGGGGTGACGGACTACCTGCTGGATCCGCGCGACGACTGAGGCTTGCTGCAATCAACGGCGCGGTCCACGGTGAGCGGTCCTGTGCAGCTTGAGGTTGGGACATGACGGTAGATTGGGCGCTGATCGCGCCAGTGGCGGCGGCGATGACGGCGGGCGGTCTGATCGGGATCGAGCGGACCTATCACGGGCATCCGGCGGGGTTCCGCACCCATATCCTGGTCTGCATGACGTCCTGCGTGCTGATGCTGGCGGCCATGCATCAGTCGACCTGGGCCTTCGTCGCCCTGCCGGATCAGCGGCTGGTCATCGACCCGACCCGGATGGCCCACGGCATCCTGACCGGC
Coding sequences within it:
- a CDS encoding DUF4019 domain-containing protein: MSFILFAILGALQASPQIRVEPDGPDAWRLTLTAEDETDPLRLAERLRPRAAELCGAAGYHFGRYTFDLEQTVAKGSTEVKNGALTVVQNVVCGPAAPVVEPAAAPVLSEADATALNPRLTALSDSYFTALDQGRYAEAFAMVAETMTGGATLEGWAARARIQRDKIGATNAREIGRLTWYSNPPGAPPGHYGAVDYVAAHALQDECGYLIWYRPTSDAELLLIRQETTLLPHDMDEALRATMRQAHCIIL
- a CDS encoding amino acid racemase, whose protein sequence is MKILGVLGGMGPAATVAFLARVQALTPAQGDEDHIRVVMDLNPQTPNRHTQPEAAGRTLGEMARRLKAAGAEVLAMPCNTAHAHAEAIRASGLPFIDMVAETAKAAKNLAAKAGAAKAGEATRVGVLATPGGEALYAEALAAEGVEMVRLSAAERDRFMAVVAGVKAGDVGAEQRAAMRDLAAALVAAGAQGVIGGCTEVPLLLDAGDVAVPLTDSAEVLAKVCVKACL
- a CDS encoding nucleoside hydrolase, producing MKQSLIIDCDPGVDDATGLLTAFASSQFDLLAVTTVGGNVPAVATARNARIIRQIAGREDVPVHAGAERPLKRAPAGAGEFHGAEGLGDLAPFEPAQPVGEGTSAEAIVRLVMERPAGSVALAVMGPMTNLALAMRAEPRLAAHLGPVVVMGGARSEGGNITASAEFNIWADPDAAAEVFASGCRMIVMGLDVTHQVRATEARIKAIEAVDTASARTAAAMLRFSQRTEREIVGWDAGPLHDPCTVAWLLKPELFDLAPCRIAVETESDLTRGHTAVEFRVEAATAKHFWATRADADGVFALITERLGAGQ
- a CDS encoding ribokinase; amino-acid sequence: MRITVVGSINLDMVASAPSLPAPGETVTGATLARHAGGKGANQALAARRLGAEVSLIGRVGEDEMSGAAVALMLAHGVDLSGVETDIAAPTGVALIAVDPSGENQIVVAAGANHLVTPEQLPSRIETPLIAQLELPIETVEAAVGRATDFVCVNLAPAAPVSEAMLRRADLIVVNETEAAFYGEALHVGGGLVVVTKGARGAVMYRRGVEMAWATPPRVHAVDATGAGDAFVGAIVVALLDGMTPDAALHFACAAGALAATRPGAQPSLGTRDEVEGLLA
- a CDS encoding zinc-dependent alcohol dehydrogenase family protein → MPTTTRAAVLRHMGAPRPYADSRPLSLETLTLDDPGPGEVLVAIKAAGLCHSDLSVINGDRPRPLPMALGHEAAGVVEALGPGVNDLAVGDHVVMVFMPSCGHCHPCAEGRPALCEPGAAANGRGELLTGRRALHAGPETLNHHLGCSAFAEHAVVSRRSLVRIDADLSFEHAALFGCAVLTGVGAVVNTAGIRAGQSAVVVGLGGVGLASVLGALASGASPVVAVDLSEDKLALARSLAAEGVVQTVNAADPDAVDQVRALTQGGADFVFEMAGSVRALDAAWRMTRRGGTTVTAGLPPPEAALAVNVVSLVGEERTLKGSYIGTCVPTRDIPRYVALFRQGRLPVDRLLSGVLALDDINAAFDALADGKAVRQVIRF
- a CDS encoding thioesterase family protein, with the protein product MTERIRGRRGDYARFVRLTTRWADNDAYGHINNVAYYAFIDTAVNQLLIEAGLLDVAGSAVIGVAAESGCRFHASAAYPDVIHAGVRVGRLGASSIRYEVGLFRNDEDEATAEGFFVHVMVARATMRPAAIPKALRAFLEGLLKP
- a CDS encoding YebC/PmpR family DNA-binding transcriptional regulator → MAGHSKFKNIMHRKGRADAVRSKLFSKLSRDITVAAKGGMPDPALNPRLRLAVNNAKAESLPKDVIQRAINKASGGDVDTMEEVRYEGRGPGGVGIIVEALTDNRNRAASNIGAAFKKNGGALSEMNSVAFMWDKVGKITYKAEAGTEDEVMEAAIEAGAQDVESDLVKPDIYEDAPGHTIWTAYEDLNEVAEAMSKVLGDPKSTAIVWKPQTEVQVTGEAVGTLFKLLDALDAEDDVSAVYSNEDISDEDAAKYAG
- a CDS encoding energy transducer TonB; translated protein: MTEEQEPQRDLPGASAPPVEGPAWFWVKLGVWIASLLVMAGAAWVLSTVRVRIDLPKMPERTPSETLSSYTVPPEEPSPAPAPYMSDEGRAITNPAWLQAPQPEFPRAAQRAGEESGRVRLECQVAVDGRVRACRIAEEAPAGVGFGEQAVKATLKARVRPRLEDGQPTESQIAFTIRYRLD
- a CDS encoding MgtC/SapB family protein, with product MNLSEIESFALPILGAVVAGGLIGFEREWRGRAAGFRTHILVSLASALLMLAAMGQADWAFRALPDENIVTDPTRMAHGVLTGIGFLCAGVIFRTGFSIHGLTTAASLWITSALGLLFGAGLFTLGIVGTVTTGLILVALRLVSVRLPARVLTDVEVRWRRDGPSPEAEVEAALKAIDPAPRHDRFELIDGGAMVRRSWRIKAGSEAELKALATRLCALPGVTDYLLDPRDD